TGACTCTAAATGGGGCATTGGTTCGCTAAATGAACATTGTGCTGTATTGAGGAGGACTTGACactagtgattgagaccataaacccatgtttacaatgtttactgagatcTTTTTGTCCACCGTGAGACCGACAATATGTAATGTTAGTGTAATACTAAATCACTGGCGTACTCTTTTGGAAGAACGATTATAGCgagcattttaaatgtagcCCTACACATGGGCATGTGGATATTGTTTTAAGACCCAAGGAGAACCTGCCCTTTAATAAAGTAATAGCTATGGAGCGTTTGTTTATGTGCTTCTTCTAAGTTGCATCTCAGTATTTACTCCTTCTCTTAACTAACATTTTTTGTTAGtatttattgtaagtcgctttggataaagcgcgtcagctaaatgacatgtaatgtaatgtaatgtaacatactAATTATTTTTTCACTCTGACCCATGGACACTTTGTTCAGATAACAACACCAACATTACCATCGCTGCATGCAAAGTGGATACCCTTCAGGGTTTGGCTTACAGCGCAGTGTTTCTCCTGGGTTTCCTTGTCaatgctgctgctctgcatgCCTTCATGGCCAAACGGGCCTCCTGGACAGACACCCACATCTACATGCTCAACCTGGCTATAGCTGATACCaccctcatcctcttccttcCCTTGAGGATCTATGATGCCTTCTTCTGCCTGCCCAAGACTCACTTGTGTACTTTCCTCATATTCTTACATTTCATCAACATGTACGCCAGCATCCTGACCACCACGGCCATCAGTGTCCATCGCTACCTGGTTATAAGGTTCCCACTGCAGGCTAGAtcatggaggaagaagaaagagaccgcttttgttgtgtgtttgcttcTTTGGGGGTTTCTTTTGACAATATGCGTTATATTCCGAGAGGACAATTACCCCGAACAAACTCTGGACCTGTTTGAAAGATGTAAACATATCCCACttcatccacagtttatagttATTCTGGTGTTTTTGGGCTACATCGCTCCAATGTCGATTGTTGTCTTCTGTTCCAGTTGCATCATCCGTATTCTGGTAAAGGTGGATGAcaagacagaggaaaagaaCAGCATCATTGGCATAGTCACAGCAAACATGATCATTTTCATTGTCTGCTACACACCGATCCATGTTAGCTTTGTTGTCAACTACTTTAAACAAATTTCCAGAAAACTGGCAGTTTGAATACTTAGATGCACACGTGTATTTACTTGTGTCTGAATGGATCGCTTCCACAAACTGCTGTTTCGATTCCATCGGCTATTATTTTCTATTGAAACGCTTCTATTCATAAGTGAGTGGGAGTCCAAGCATTTGGTTTCAGACAATGAAGGCCTAAAATAAATTCTAATTTTAAAATGGGTACTTCACTGATCAAGTTCAGTTTACTGCTCATGAAAGGTATCTATGAGATCTTGAGATTCAACATTTTTGACACAAACATGCATTACAAATTGGAGGTGTGGGGTTTGCGCTACTATCGCACCTGCTGTTACTAAGCAACCAAAACCTGGATGCTGCAATGACAATGATGATCAAGTTGCGTTAAGTTAGCAGTAAGAGTCActgactaaactaaacaaagtcaaaacaaagaTTAATTAATTTCCATGTTCATTTACAAATCATCATTTACTGATGTTTCGTCATCAACAGTTTGGCTGACCTTTCAACTGGAAATTGTGATGTCATTAGTCAGCAAGGGTGAAGAAAGTAAAGATTGTGGAGACCCGAACAGATAGAAAAGCTCCAGGTAATCTTGCACTAAATGTATCTACTTCCCCTTCATATACTTATCGTAGACTATTGTTTAAGCAAAACAGAAAAGAcatcatctttattattattat
This Cyclopterus lumpus isolate fCycLum1 chromosome 17, fCycLum1.pri, whole genome shotgun sequence DNA region includes the following protein-coding sequences:
- the LOC117746644 gene encoding G-protein coupled receptor 35; the protein is MLVQPPTIHSGSCLYDNNTNITIAACKVDTLQGLAYSAVFLLGFLVNAAALHAFMAKRASWTDTHIYMLNLAIADTTLILFLPLRIYDAFFCLPKTHLCTFLIFLHFINMYASILTTTAISVHRYLVIRFPLQARSWRKKKETAFVVCLLLWGFLLTICVIFREDNYPEQTLDLFERCKHIPLHPQFIVILVFLGYIAPMSIVVFCSSCIIRILVKVDDKTEEKNSIIGIVTANMIIFIVCYTPIHVSFVVNYFKQISRKLAV